Below is a window of Christensenella minuta DNA.
CGCATCGTTTCGCGTTCTTTGCCGGGGAACCGGAACATTATGGCGTGCTCCTGCGGGGGAAAACAGCGGGTGAGAGCCGTTCCTATGGAGGGCATGTCGAGATTGAACTGGAGGATATGCGGCTCGATTTCAACGACGGGGTCAATCTCCGTTTCCTTGCACCGGGACAGGCGGAGCCGAAAAGGCACCAGCTTTACCTTGCGTTTGACGATGGGAGCGCGCTTGTGGGGAGCGTGCAGATGTATGGGGCGCTTTCGGCGTTCCGCGCAGGGACAAACGATAACCCGTATTACCTTGCGGCGCGGGAAAAGGCATCGCCGCTGGAGGACGGATTCGATGTGGATTATTTCCGGTCGCTTCTTCACAGCGTAGACCGGAAAAAGATTTCCGCCAAGGCATTCCTTGCGACGGAGCAGCGAATCCCGGGCCTTGGAAACGGGGTGCTGCAGGATATCCTGTGGACGGCGCGAATCCACCCCAAGAAAAAGGCGGGGGATTTCTCGGGGCAGGAGACCGCAGAGCTTTATATGGCTATCAAAAACGTGCTCCGGGATATGGCGGAAAAAGGCGGCCGCGATACGGAAAAAGATTTGTATGGGAATCCGGGCGGCTACCGGACGATTCTCAGCAAAAACAATGCAGCCATGGTTTGTCCGGAATGCGGAGGCGGAATCAAGAAAGAAGCCTATTTAGGGGGCAGTATCTATTATTGCCCGGCTTGCCAGAAGATGTGAAACGCTAAACGGGCAGGAGGAAACGTCATGGGCGC
It encodes the following:
- a CDS encoding formamidopyrimidine-DNA glycosylase, giving the protein MIELPESVTLANQLTKAIKGKRIERVIAGKSPHRFAFFAGEPEHYGVLLRGKTAGESRSYGGHVEIELEDMRLDFNDGVNLRFLAPGQAEPKRHQLYLAFDDGSALVGSVQMYGALSAFRAGTNDNPYYLAAREKASPLEDGFDVDYFRSLLHSVDRKKISAKAFLATEQRIPGLGNGVLQDILWTARIHPKKKAGDFSGQETAELYMAIKNVLRDMAEKGGRDTEKDLYGNPGGYRTILSKNNAAMVCPECGGGIKKEAYLGGSIYYCPACQKM